CAACTCCTCGGCCGCCCGTGGCGCGGCGCCGATCCGGCCGCCCACACCGGCCTCCTGCCCGACCGATTCCTCAACACCGGAGGTGTGCCCAAGTGACCGCAGTGACCGCGTTCACCGTGGACGGCGAACCCCTGCCGTTCCTACCGGGACAGACCCTGGCCGCCGCGCTCGTCGCCTCGGGCCGGGTCGCCTGGCGGACCAACCGGGGCGGCCGACGTCCCCGGGGGATCTTCTGCGGCATCGGCGTCTGTTACGACTGCCTGGTGACCGTCGACGGAACGGGCGGGCAGCGCGCCTGCCTGGTCCAGGCCCGCGCGGGCATGGCCGTCACGACCGGGGAGGGCGACGATG
The nucleotide sequence above comes from Streptomyces sp. NBC_01116. Encoded proteins:
- a CDS encoding (2Fe-2S)-binding protein; translation: MTAVTAFTVDGEPLPFLPGQTLAAALVASGRVAWRTNRGGRRPRGIFCGIGVCYDCLVTVDGTGGQRACLVQARAGMAVTTGEGDDA